A stretch of Vigna angularis cultivar LongXiaoDou No.4 chromosome 4, ASM1680809v1, whole genome shotgun sequence DNA encodes these proteins:
- the LOC108331800 gene encoding bifunctional dihydrofolate reductase-thymidylate synthase isoform X1 translates to MVYYLFWFQISLHFQKSWLCSSCFQKPSLRFCRRLSSVMASDFSVISNGDSNGNVNPQPNQRTYQVVVAATQDWGIGKDGKLPWRLPTDLKFFKEITEKTSDPGKKNAIVMGRKTWESIPLQYRPLSGRLNVVLTRSGSFDIATAENVVICGSINSALELLASSPYSLSIEKVFVIGGGQIFREALNAPGCEAIHLTEIQSNIECDTFMPSVDFTIFRPWYSSFPKMENNIRHSFISYVRVRSSPVVSLNQDIDPFIDNNSDSIKFEVKDFSFLPKMIFERHEENMYLKLVQDIISEGTIKGDRTGTGTLSKFGSQMRFNLRRSFPLLTTKALFWRGVVEELLWFISGSTNAKVLQEKNIHIWDGNASREYLDGVGLTEREEGDLGPVYGFQWRHFGARYTDMHADYSGQGFDQLLDVINKIKHNPDDRRIILSAWNPADLKLMALPPCHMFAQFYVAHGELSCQMYQRSADMGLGVPFNIASYALLTCMIAHVCDLIPGEFIHVIGDTHVYRNHVRPLQEQLHNLPKPFPTLKINPKKKDIDSFVAADFKLIGYDPHQKIDMKLAV, encoded by the exons ATGGTCTACTACCTCTTTTGGTTTCAGATTTCGCTGCACTTCCAAAAGAGTTGGTTGTGCAGTTCTTGTTTTCAGAAACCATCTTTAAGGTTCTGTCGGCGTTTGAGTTCTGTAATGGCCAGTGATTTTTCTGTCATTTCCAATGGAGACAGCAATGGCAATGTCAATCCACAACCTAATCAAAGGACTTACCAAGTGGTAGTGGCTGCCACCCAAGATTGGGGCATTGGCAAGGATGGGAAGTTACCCTGGAGGTTGCCTACTGATCTCAAATTTTTTAAGGAGATCACTGAGAAAACATCTGATCCTGGAAAGAAGAATGCCATTGTAATGGGAAGGAAAACATGGGAGAGTATCCCTCTTCAGTACAGGCCTCTTTCTGGTCGCCTTAACGTTGTTCTTACTCGCTCAGGCAGCTTTGATATTGCAACGGCAGAGAATGTTGTTATATGTGGAAGTATTAATTCTGCACTGGAACTGTTAGCTTCTTCTCCTTACTCTCTGTCAATTGAGAAAGTATTTGTTATTGGAGGTGGTCAAATATTTAG AGAGGCTCTCAATGCACCTGGATGTGAAGCTATCCACTTAACAGAAATTCAGTCAAACATTGAGTGCGACACTTTTATGCCTTCAGTTGACTTCACTATATTTCGGCCATGGTACTCATCCTTTCCTAAGATGGAAAATAACATACGCCATTCTTTCATCAGTTACGTGCGTGTAAGGAGTTCTCCTGTTGTGTCCCTGAATCAGGATATTGATccatttattgataataattcTGATTCCATAAAATTTGAGGTCaaggatttttcttttcttcctaaAATGATTTTTGAGAGACATGAGGAGAATATGTATCTTAAGCTGGTTCAAGACATAATTTCTGAAGGTACAATAAAGGGTGATAGGACAGGGACTGGTACCTTGTCAAAATTTGGTAGCCAG ATGAGATTCAATTTGCGCAGAAGCTTTCCTCTTCTAACAACTAAGGCAT TATTTTGGCGAGGGGTTGTTGAAGAGCTTCTTTGGTTTATCAGTGGCTCAACAAATGCCAAG GTGCTACAGGAAAAAAACATTCATATATGGGATGGCAATGCATCCAGAGAATACCTTGATGG TGTTGGTTTGACAGAGAGGGAGGAGGGTGACTTGGGACCTGTTTATGGGTTTCAATGGAGGCACTTTGGTGCCAG ATACACTGACATGCATGCTGACTACTCCGGCCAAGGGTTTGATCAGCTTTTGGATGTTATTAACAAGATAAAACATAATCCTGATGATCGGCGAATCATTCTCTCTGCATGGAATCCAGCTGATCTTAAATTAATGGCACTTCCACCTTGCCACATGTTTGCACAG TTTTATGTAGCACATGGGGAGTTATCATGTCAAATGTATCAGCGATCTGCTGACATGGGCCTGGGcgttccatttaatattgcatCTTATGCCCTACTGACATGCATGATTGCTCATGTTTGTG ATCTAATTCCAGGTGAGTTTATCCATGTTATTGGGGATACACATGTTTACCGCAATCATGTGAGGCCTTTGCAGGAGCAGCTCCATAACCTTCCAAAACCCTTTCCA ACTTTGAAGATAAATCCAAAGAAGAAAGATATAGATTCTTTTGTGGCTGCTGATTTCAAGCTCATAGGCTATGATCCTCACCAGAAGATTGATATGAAGCTGGCTGTCTAA
- the LOC108331800 gene encoding bifunctional dihydrofolate reductase-thymidylate synthase isoform X2, with the protein MASDFSVISNGDSNGNVNPQPNQRTYQVVVAATQDWGIGKDGKLPWRLPTDLKFFKEITEKTSDPGKKNAIVMGRKTWESIPLQYRPLSGRLNVVLTRSGSFDIATAENVVICGSINSALELLASSPYSLSIEKVFVIGGGQIFREALNAPGCEAIHLTEIQSNIECDTFMPSVDFTIFRPWYSSFPKMENNIRHSFISYVRVRSSPVVSLNQDIDPFIDNNSDSIKFEVKDFSFLPKMIFERHEENMYLKLVQDIISEGTIKGDRTGTGTLSKFGSQMRFNLRRSFPLLTTKALFWRGVVEELLWFISGSTNAKVLQEKNIHIWDGNASREYLDGVGLTEREEGDLGPVYGFQWRHFGARYTDMHADYSGQGFDQLLDVINKIKHNPDDRRIILSAWNPADLKLMALPPCHMFAQFYVAHGELSCQMYQRSADMGLGVPFNIASYALLTCMIAHVCDLIPGEFIHVIGDTHVYRNHVRPLQEQLHNLPKPFPTLKINPKKKDIDSFVAADFKLIGYDPHQKIDMKLAV; encoded by the exons ATGGCCAGTGATTTTTCTGTCATTTCCAATGGAGACAGCAATGGCAATGTCAATCCACAACCTAATCAAAGGACTTACCAAGTGGTAGTGGCTGCCACCCAAGATTGGGGCATTGGCAAGGATGGGAAGTTACCCTGGAGGTTGCCTACTGATCTCAAATTTTTTAAGGAGATCACTGAGAAAACATCTGATCCTGGAAAGAAGAATGCCATTGTAATGGGAAGGAAAACATGGGAGAGTATCCCTCTTCAGTACAGGCCTCTTTCTGGTCGCCTTAACGTTGTTCTTACTCGCTCAGGCAGCTTTGATATTGCAACGGCAGAGAATGTTGTTATATGTGGAAGTATTAATTCTGCACTGGAACTGTTAGCTTCTTCTCCTTACTCTCTGTCAATTGAGAAAGTATTTGTTATTGGAGGTGGTCAAATATTTAG AGAGGCTCTCAATGCACCTGGATGTGAAGCTATCCACTTAACAGAAATTCAGTCAAACATTGAGTGCGACACTTTTATGCCTTCAGTTGACTTCACTATATTTCGGCCATGGTACTCATCCTTTCCTAAGATGGAAAATAACATACGCCATTCTTTCATCAGTTACGTGCGTGTAAGGAGTTCTCCTGTTGTGTCCCTGAATCAGGATATTGATccatttattgataataattcTGATTCCATAAAATTTGAGGTCaaggatttttcttttcttcctaaAATGATTTTTGAGAGACATGAGGAGAATATGTATCTTAAGCTGGTTCAAGACATAATTTCTGAAGGTACAATAAAGGGTGATAGGACAGGGACTGGTACCTTGTCAAAATTTGGTAGCCAG ATGAGATTCAATTTGCGCAGAAGCTTTCCTCTTCTAACAACTAAGGCAT TATTTTGGCGAGGGGTTGTTGAAGAGCTTCTTTGGTTTATCAGTGGCTCAACAAATGCCAAG GTGCTACAGGAAAAAAACATTCATATATGGGATGGCAATGCATCCAGAGAATACCTTGATGG TGTTGGTTTGACAGAGAGGGAGGAGGGTGACTTGGGACCTGTTTATGGGTTTCAATGGAGGCACTTTGGTGCCAG ATACACTGACATGCATGCTGACTACTCCGGCCAAGGGTTTGATCAGCTTTTGGATGTTATTAACAAGATAAAACATAATCCTGATGATCGGCGAATCATTCTCTCTGCATGGAATCCAGCTGATCTTAAATTAATGGCACTTCCACCTTGCCACATGTTTGCACAG TTTTATGTAGCACATGGGGAGTTATCATGTCAAATGTATCAGCGATCTGCTGACATGGGCCTGGGcgttccatttaatattgcatCTTATGCCCTACTGACATGCATGATTGCTCATGTTTGTG ATCTAATTCCAGGTGAGTTTATCCATGTTATTGGGGATACACATGTTTACCGCAATCATGTGAGGCCTTTGCAGGAGCAGCTCCATAACCTTCCAAAACCCTTTCCA ACTTTGAAGATAAATCCAAAGAAGAAAGATATAGATTCTTTTGTGGCTGCTGATTTCAAGCTCATAGGCTATGATCCTCACCAGAAGATTGATATGAAGCTGGCTGTCTAA
- the LOC108330908 gene encoding probable jasmonic acid carboxyl methyltransferase 2 isoform X1, producing the protein METVQFIFANGGAGEASYANNSSFQSKIISKVKPILEESMKSLYCNSVPSCFRVADLGCSSGPNALQAAYDVIDVVHNISRSYNREPPITFQIYLNDQFQNDFNNIFEALPCFYERLREEKGEGFGACFVNATPGSFYGRLFPTNSMHFFHSSTSLHWLSQAPKGLINKENIYFTNTSPCTVYQAYLDQFSEDFNLFLKSRAEELVHGGGMVLTFVGRDETSDIITPWGLIGLVLNDMVLESLIEEAKLESVHMPRYGPTADEVKQLIDAEGRFILEKLETFKSGWDEGLKENGNSDMALDVNVRANFIAKYVRATTEPFLTSRFGEGIIDELFLRFGKKVAKLLEEQKLEYTYLVMFMTKK; encoded by the exons ATGGAAACAGTTCAGTTTATTTTCGCTAATGGTGGAGCTGGAGAAGCAAGCTATGCAAACAATTCCTCCTTTCAA AGTAAGATTATATCAAAAGTGAAACCCATCCTAGAAGAAAGTATGAAGTCCCTGTACTGCAACTCTGTCCCGAGCTGTTTCAGAGTGGCTGATCTGGGTTGTTCTTCGGGACCAAATGCACTTCAGGCGGCGTATGATGTTATCGATGTTGTTCATAACATAAGTCGCAGCTATAACCGTGAGCCACCCATCACATTCCAAATTTACCTGAACGATCAATTTCAAAACGATTTCAACAACATCTTTGAGGCCCTACCTTGCTTCTACGAGAGGCTACGAGAAGAAAAGGGAGAGGGATTTGGTGCATGTTTCGTCAATGCAACGCCCGGAAGCTTTTATGGGAGACTCTTCCCGACCAACTCCATGCACTTTTTTCACTCTTCCACCAGTCTCCATTGGCTCTCTCAG GCTCCGAAAGGATTGATTAACAAGGAAAACATTTACTTCACCAACACGAGCCCATGCACAGTGTACCAAGCTTACCTTGATCAGTTCAGTGAAGATTTCAATCTGTTTCTAAAATCACGAGCGGAGGAACTAGTGCATGGTGGTGGTATGGTTCTAACATTTGTTGGCAGAGATGAAACTTCCGACATAATCACTCCTTGGGGGTTGATTGGTTTGGTTCTCAATGACATGGTTTTGGAG AGTTTGATTGAAGAGGCAAAGTTGGAGTCCGTTCATATGCCAAGATATGGTCCTACTGCTGATGAAGTTAAGCAATTGATTGATGCAGAAGGGCGTTTTATTCTTGAAAAGTTGGAGACATTCAAGTCGGGATGGGATGAGGGCTTGAAAGAAAATGGTAACAGTGATATGGCTTTGGATGTAAATGTCAGAGCCAATTTCATAGCCAAATACGTGAGAGCTACTACCGAACCTTTTCTGACTTCACGGTTTGGAGAAGGTATAATCGATGAATTATTCCTTAGATTCGGAAAGAAGGTTGCCAAACTGTTGGAGGAACAAAAATTAGAGTATACTTATCTGGTCATGTTCATGACAAAAAAGTGA
- the LOC108330908 gene encoding probable jasmonic acid carboxyl methyltransferase 2 isoform X2, translating to MVELEKQAMQTIPPFNFVQSKIISKVKPILEESMKSLYCNSVPSCFRVADLGCSSGPNALQAAYDVIDVVHNISRSYNREPPITFQIYLNDQFQNDFNNIFEALPCFYERLREEKGEGFGACFVNATPGSFYGRLFPTNSMHFFHSSTSLHWLSQAPKGLINKENIYFTNTSPCTVYQAYLDQFSEDFNLFLKSRAEELVHGGGMVLTFVGRDETSDIITPWGLIGLVLNDMVLESLIEEAKLESVHMPRYGPTADEVKQLIDAEGRFILEKLETFKSGWDEGLKENGNSDMALDVNVRANFIAKYVRATTEPFLTSRFGEGIIDELFLRFGKKVAKLLEEQKLEYTYLVMFMTKK from the exons ATGGTGGAGCTGGAGAAGCAAGCTATGCAAACAATTCCTCCTTTCAA ttTCGTGCAGAGTAAGATTATATCAAAAGTGAAACCCATCCTAGAAGAAAGTATGAAGTCCCTGTACTGCAACTCTGTCCCGAGCTGTTTCAGAGTGGCTGATCTGGGTTGTTCTTCGGGACCAAATGCACTTCAGGCGGCGTATGATGTTATCGATGTTGTTCATAACATAAGTCGCAGCTATAACCGTGAGCCACCCATCACATTCCAAATTTACCTGAACGATCAATTTCAAAACGATTTCAACAACATCTTTGAGGCCCTACCTTGCTTCTACGAGAGGCTACGAGAAGAAAAGGGAGAGGGATTTGGTGCATGTTTCGTCAATGCAACGCCCGGAAGCTTTTATGGGAGACTCTTCCCGACCAACTCCATGCACTTTTTTCACTCTTCCACCAGTCTCCATTGGCTCTCTCAG GCTCCGAAAGGATTGATTAACAAGGAAAACATTTACTTCACCAACACGAGCCCATGCACAGTGTACCAAGCTTACCTTGATCAGTTCAGTGAAGATTTCAATCTGTTTCTAAAATCACGAGCGGAGGAACTAGTGCATGGTGGTGGTATGGTTCTAACATTTGTTGGCAGAGATGAAACTTCCGACATAATCACTCCTTGGGGGTTGATTGGTTTGGTTCTCAATGACATGGTTTTGGAG AGTTTGATTGAAGAGGCAAAGTTGGAGTCCGTTCATATGCCAAGATATGGTCCTACTGCTGATGAAGTTAAGCAATTGATTGATGCAGAAGGGCGTTTTATTCTTGAAAAGTTGGAGACATTCAAGTCGGGATGGGATGAGGGCTTGAAAGAAAATGGTAACAGTGATATGGCTTTGGATGTAAATGTCAGAGCCAATTTCATAGCCAAATACGTGAGAGCTACTACCGAACCTTTTCTGACTTCACGGTTTGGAGAAGGTATAATCGATGAATTATTCCTTAGATTCGGAAAGAAGGTTGCCAAACTGTTGGAGGAACAAAAATTAGAGTATACTTATCTGGTCATGTTCATGACAAAAAAGTGA
- the LOC108330966 gene encoding uncharacterized protein LOC108330966 has protein sequence MESSTKHFQKLQTNKTAKPRKHNRYLRKIGNVLRYAEMCVVLVLVSRLSINLPSTLRNSTEYFRNFMGSPRFVFFLGNVIIITLFAQSGHFSNQASDKPSPEPDLYLEFLQNSTVKPKLIVHSNTRKTKVSVRVEDGTKGRQIDPTKTETSLETVSKDYRRCQSDIVERVVENEKPPRVLQRCETEKVIRNVDSYPEDGMSNDDFRRKIEAFIARQQRLRKQE, from the coding sequence ATGGAGTCCTCCACCAAGCATTTCCAGAAGctccaaacaaacaaaaccGCAAAACCTCGGAAACATAATCGTTACCTCCGAAAGATCGGGAACGTGTTGCGTTACGCCGAGATGTGCGTTGTTCTGGTCTTGGTTTCGAGGCTCTCCATCAACCTACCATCCACTCTCAGAAACTCGACCGAGTATTTCCGCAACTTCATGGGTAGTCCTCGTTTTGTGTTTTTCCTCGGAAACGTCATAATCATAACGTTGTTCGCCCAATCGGGTCACTTTTCAAATCAGGCTTCGGATAAACCATCCCCAGAACCCGATCTGTATCTCGAGTTTCTCCAAAACAGCACCGTCAAACCGAAACTGATCGTTCACAGCAACACTCGTAAAACAAAGGTTAGCGTCAGAGTGGAAGATGGTACAAAGGGTCGACAAATTGATCCCACCAAAACAGAGACAAGTTTGGAGACGGTGAGTAAGGATTACAGAAGATGTCAATCGGACATCGTGGAGCGCGTGGTGGAGAATGAGAAACCCCCGCGCGTGTTGCAGAGGTGTGAGACTGAGAAAGTGATTCGCAACGTTGATTCGTACCCAGAAGATGGGATGAGCAACGACGACTTTCGTCGGAAGATCGAGGCTTTCATTGCTCGGCAACAGAGGCTACGAAAGCAAGAATAA
- the LOC108330751 gene encoding 40S ribosomal protein S25 has protein sequence MAPKKDKAPPPSSKPAKSGGGKQKKKKWSKGKQKEKVNNMVLFDQGTYDKLLSEAPKYKLITPAILSDRLRINGSLARKAIRELMARGSIRMVSAHASQQIYTRATNT, from the exons ATG GCTCCAAAGAAGGACAAGGCTCCCCCACCTTCATCAAAGCCCGCCAAGTCTGGCGGTGGCaagcagaagaagaag AAGTGGAGCAAGGGAAAGCAAAAGGAAAAGGTGAATAACATGGTGCTGTTTGATCAGGGTACCTATGACAAGCTTCTCTCCGAGGCACCAAAATATAAGCTTATTACTCCAGCCATTCTCTCTGATCGTCTTAGG ATTAATGGATCACTTGCAAGGAAGGCTATACGGGAATTGATGGCTAGAGGTTCAATCAGGATGGTGTCTGCCCATGCAAGTCAGCAGATTTACACTAGAGCTACAAACACCTAG
- the LOC108331335 gene encoding uncharacterized protein LOC108331335: MAASSLIHKFHNHARSNSLPSKPHPLILQCNEHLARLGAYETISSSLLGQNLTSLLDLHECIEKLVQLPLTQEALVQERQEKWVDDLLDGSLRLLDACTETKDALLHTKECTRELQSTIRRRRGGEVELTVEVKKFLTSRKVVRKAIFKALENLKGNANKSNLTLTNKDYQTMALVTLLKDAEVITFSIFESLLNFFSGSAQAKRSSWALVSKLMQSKRVGYAQVADDNEFAKVDAALQLFALHMSTKSNDIIDLQKKLETLGTCIQDLEEGLESLFRRLIKIRVALLNILNH; encoded by the coding sequence ATGGCAGCATCTTCATTGATCCACAAATTCCATAACCATGCTCGTTCTAATAGTTTACCCTCTAAACCACACCCTCTCATCCTTCAGTGCAATGAACACTTAGCAAGGTTAGGTGCCTATGAAACCATCTCTTCTTCATTGCTGGGGCAAAATCTAACTAGCCTTCTAGATTTGCATGAGTGCATTGAAAAGTTAGTTCAGTTGCCCCTAACTCAAGAAGCACTTGTCCAGGAACGGCAAGAGAAATGGGTGGATGATCTCTTGGATGGATCTCTAAGGCTCCTTGATGCATGTACAGAAACCAAAGATGCCCTTCTGCACACCAAGGAGTGCACCCGTGAGCTGCAGTCAActataagaagaagaagaggaggtgaAGTTGAACTCACAGTGGAGGTTAAGAAATTCTTGACCTCAAGGAAGGTGGTGCGAAAGGCCATATTCAAAGCCTTGGAGAATTTGAAGGGTAATGCAAATAAAAGCAACCTTACCCTCACTAACAAAGATTACCAAACCATGGCGTTGGTAACTCTGTTAAAGGACGCTGAAGTGATCACTTTTTCCATATTTGAGTCATTGCTGAATTTCTTTTCTGGATCAGCACAAGCAAAACGAAGCAGCTGGGCTTTAGTTTCAAAGCTAATGCAAAGCAAAAGGGTAGGATATGCACAAGTAGCAGATGATAATGAGTTTGCAAAAGTGGATGCTGCATTGCAGTTATTTGCATTGCACATGTCAACCAAGTCCAACGATATAATTGATCTGCAGAAGAAGCTTGAGACCTTGGGAACCTGTATACAGGATCTTGAAGAAGGACTTGAATCTCTGTTTAGGCGTTTGATTAAAATCAGAGTTGCCCTTCTCAACATTCTTAATCACTAG
- the LOC108331017 gene encoding uncharacterized protein LOC108331017 produces the protein MASSPLNPKSHSHGRSSSLPSRSHPLILECNEHLDGLRASKSATFSSLFLCQNIRCLQDLIECVEKLTHLPLTQDVLLHEREENWVDEVLDGSLRLLDVCSAAKDALLHTKECTRELHSIIRRKRGGEAELAAEAKKFLTSRKVVKKAISKALANLNGTSKTCNISSTSDKDHQTVSLITLLQDTEVATLSTFQTLLQYISGSTQAKSNSWLSISKLVQPKRVGCSQVADENEFAQVDAALHSFVFAKTSKFEETNNLQSHLEKMESCIQDFEEGLEFLFRRLIKIRVFLLNVLNH, from the coding sequence ATGGCGTCCTCTCCCTTGAACCCAAAATCCCATTCTCATGGCCGCTCAAGTAGCTTGCCCTCTAGATCACACCCTCTCATTCTAGAATGCAATGAGCACTTGGACGGCTTAAGGGCTTCCAAATCAGCCACCTTTTCCTCATTGTTTCTTTGCCAAAACATAAGATGCTTGCAAGATCTGATAGAGTGTGTTGAAAAATTGACCCATCTTCCCCTCACGCAAGATGTCCTTCTCCACGAGCGTGAAGAGAATTGGGTAGATGAGGTTTTGGATGGATCCTTAAGGCTCTTAGATGTGTGTAGTGCCGCCAAAGATGCTTTACTGCACACAAAAGAATGTACACGTGAGCTTCATTCCATCATAAGAAGGAAGAGGGGTGGTGAAGCGGAGTTGGCAGCAGAAGCTAAGAAATTCTTGACATCTAGAAAGGTGGTGAAAAAGGCCATCTCCAAAGCCTTGGCAAATTTGAACGGCACTTCAAAGACTTGCAACATCTCATCCACATCAGACAAAGACCACCAAACAGTGTCTTTGATTACCTTATTACAAGACACTGAAGTGGCAACACTATCAACGTTTCAGACACTGTTGCAATATATCTCAGGGTCAACACAAGCAAAGTCAAACAGCTGGCTTTCAATTTCGAAGCTAGTTCAGCCAAAGAGAGTGGGTTGCTCGCAAGTGGCAGATGAAAATGAATTTGCCCAAGTGGATGCAGCATTGCACTCCTTCGTATTTGCCAAGACATCCAAATTTGAAGAAACAAACAATCTGCAAAGCCACTTGGAGAAAATGGAGTCGTGCATTCAAGACTTTGAAGAAGGACTCGAGTTTTTATTTAGGCGACTTATCAAAATAAGAGTCTTCCTTCTTAATGTCCTTAACCACTAG
- the LOC108331018 gene encoding uncharacterized protein LOC108331018: MAVTETNTKSSLHTRSNSFPSAPHPVISQYEEHLQRLKDCEASSSVSSSSLSHKLDGLLDLHDCTDKLLHLTTKQQVLARECSDKCVDGLLEGSLRLLDICSTAKECLLISKESLHELHSVIRRRKGDETVCTIEGGNYLASRNKLKKAIRKALRNLKAIKSESAVFPSNKDRGTLPVLSILTEAEEVTMKSLESLLVFICDPKGQPKQSRWSAISKLMQPKRVSCDSQESNTNEFETVDATLLSLLRHKSSSIVYLQSHLENLEMCIQDLELGIEQLSRKLIRNRVSLLNIFNH, translated from the coding sequence atggCAGTCACTGAAACAAACACAAAGAGCTCTCTGCACACTCGAAGCAACAGCTTTCCATCCGCACCTCACCCAGTCATATCGCAATATGAGGAGCATCTTCAAAGATTGAAGGATTGTGAAGCTTCTTCTTCAgtatcatcatcttcactaagCCACAAACTTGATGGTTTGCTGGATTTGCATGACTGCACTGATAAGTTGCTTCATTTGACAACCAAACAACAAGTATTAGCACGAGAGTGCAGTGATAAATGTGTTGATGGCCTTCTGGAAGGGTCTCTGAGGCTCTTGGATATCTGCAGTACAGCTAAGGAATGCTTACTAATATCAAAGGAAAGCCTGCATGAACTTCACTCAGTCATCCGAAGAAGGAAAGGTGATGAAACCGTTTGCACAATTGAGGGTGGAAACTACTTGGCTTCAAGGAACAAATTGAAGAAGGCAATTAGAAAGGCCTTGAGAAATTTGAAAGCGATCAAGAGTGAGTCTGCAGTTTTTCCTTCAAACAAAGATCGTGGCACTTTGCCTGTGCTTAGTATCTTAACAGAAGCAGAAGAGGTCACAATGAAGTCATTAGAATCTTTGTTGGTGTTTATCTGTGACCCCAAGGGACAACCAAAACAGAGCAGATGGTCGGCAATCTCAAAGCTGATGCAGCctaaaagagtttcttgtgacTCTCAAGAATCAAACACAAATGAATTTGAGACAGTAGATGCAACTTTGCTGTCTCTCCTCCGTCACAAGTCTTCCTCTATCGTGTATCTTCAAAGCCATCTTGAAAATTTGGAGATGTGCATTCAGGATCTAGAATTAGGAATTGAGCAGCTCTCAAGAAAACTAATTAGGAACCGAGTTTCCCTTCTCAACATCTTCAATCACTGA
- the LOC108331338 gene encoding uncharacterized protein LOC108331338: MESSPLNPKSHSHGRLNSLPSRAHPLILECNEHLDGLRASKAATFSSLFLCQNIRCLQDLIECVEKLTHLPLTQDVLLQEREENWVDEVLDGSLRLLDVCSAAKDALLHTKECTRELHSIMRRKRGGEAELAAEAKKFLTSRKVVKKAISKALANLNGTSKTCNISSTSDKDHQTVSLITLLQDTEVATLSTFQTLLQYISGSTQAKSNSWLSISKLIQPKRVGCSQVADENEFAQVDAALHSFVFAKTSKFEETNNLQSHLEKMESCIQDFEEGLEFLFRRLIKIRVSLLNVLNH, from the coding sequence ATGGAATCCTCTCCCTTGAACCCAAAATCCCATTCTCATGGCCGCTTAAATAGCTTGCCCTCTAGAGCACACCCTCTCATTCTAGAATGCAATGAGCACTTGGACGGCTTAAGGGCTTCCAAAGCAGCCACCTTTTCCTCATTGTTTCTTTGCCAAAACATAAGATGCTTGCAAGATCTGATAGAGTGTGTTGAAAAATTGACCCATCTTCCCCTCACTCAAGATGTCCTTCTCCAGGAGCGTGAAGAGAATTGGGTAGATGAGGTTTTGGATGGATCCTTAAGGCTCTTAGATGTGTGTAGTGCCGCCAAAGATGCTTTACTGCACACAAAAGAATGCACACGTGAGCTTCATTCCATCATGAGAAGGAAGAGGGGTGGTGAAGCGGAGTTGGCAGCAGAAGCTAAGAAATTCTTGACATCTAGAAAGGTGGTGAAAAAGGCCATCTCCAAAGCCTTGGCAAATTTGAACGGCACTTCAAAGACTTGCAACATCTCATCCACATCAGACAAAGACCACCAAACAGTGTCTTTGATTACCTTATTACAAGACACTGAAGTGGCAACACTATCAACGTTTCAGACACTGTTGCAATATATCTCAGGGTCAACACAAGCAAAGTCAAACAGCTGGCTTTCAATTTCGAAGCTAATTCAGCCAAAGAGAGTGGGTTGCTCGCAAGTGGCAGATGAAAATGAATTTGCCCAAGTGGATGCAGCATTGCACTCCTTCGTATTTGCCAAGACATCCAAATTTGAAGAAACAAACAATCTGCAAAGCCACTTGGAGAAAATGGAGTCGTGCATTCAAGACTTTGAAGAAGGACTCGAGTTTTTATTTAGGCGACTTATCAAAATAAGAGTCTCTCTTCTTAATGTCCTTAACCACTAG